A genomic segment from Planctomycetota bacterium encodes:
- a CDS encoding transcription elongation factor GreA, translated as MDFITADEKAQIEARLNDLIAHRPVISQRIAEARALGDLKENAEYHAAREDQGLEEAEIRRLEQRLKTAQVADDVSVPEDMVFLGAVVKLRDTANGDEDLYKLVGEASGNFDMEVIEVTVTSPMGEALMKARVGEVVKVDLPRGIKRFEIIELI; from the coding sequence ATGGATTTCATCACCGCCGACGAAAAAGCCCAGATTGAGGCGCGCCTCAACGATCTGATCGCCCACCGCCCCGTCATCTCGCAGCGCATCGCCGAAGCGCGTGCGCTCGGTGACCTCAAGGAAAACGCCGAGTACCACGCCGCCCGCGAAGACCAGGGACTCGAAGAAGCCGAGATTCGCCGGCTCGAGCAGCGGCTCAAGACCGCTCAGGTCGCCGACGACGTATCGGTCCCCGAAGACATGGTCTTCCTCGGCGCCGTCGTGAAGCTGCGCGACACGGCCAACGGCGACGAAGACCTCTACAAACTCGTGGGCGAAGCGTCGGGCAATTTCGACATGGAAGTGATCGAAGTCACCGTGACGAGCCCGATGGGCGAAGCGCTGATGAAAGCGCGCGTCGGCGAAGTCGTGAAAGTCGACCTGCCCCGCGGCATCAAGCGCTTCGAAATCATCGAGCTGATCTGA